The genomic region CTTCAGGGACAGGCTGCCGCCCACGGTGGACAGGAATGCGGTGTCCGAGGAATCACGCCCGGCCGTGATCCGCAGCATGCTCTCCCGCGGTGCCAGCCCCGTGGGGTCGATGACGTGCCAGGCGCCGTTGATGTGTGCTTCGGCCACCGCGTGGAAGTCCATCGGGGCCAGGCCCGGGGCATACACGGCAGCCAGCCGGGCCGGGACGTTCTTGGACCGCAGCAGGGCAATGGCAAGGTGGGCGAAGTCCCGGCAGACCCCGCGGCGGTGCAACAGCGTCTCGACGGCTCCATCGGTCCCCCGTGAGGATCCGCTGACGTAGCGGAGTTCGCTGAAGACCCAGTTGCGCACGGCGTGGAGCAGCTCCTCGCCCTGCAGCCCGCCGAATTCGGCATAGGCTGTCGGCAGCAGCCGGTCCGACTCCGCGTAGCGGCTGGGCCGCACATAGCGGATGAGTTCCATGAGCCCTGGTTCCTCGGGCCGGGCCAAGCCGCTGACGCTGGCGGAGTACTCCACCAGCACTTCGGTGGGTTCGGCGAATTCCATGTAATGGAAGCGCCCTCCGTGGTGGTCCGAGAGCTCGGTCAGCGGCACGTCCCCGCCGTCCGCCGTCACCGAGAGCGACTCCTGCAGTGAACCGTAACCGGGGTTCCGGGCCACGGCCACGGCGAGCGCCACCTTGGTCTCGGCAACGGTCTTGAAGGCCAGGCGGGCGGCTACGGCGCGTTCCATGTAACTCCGGGATGTGAGGTGGTGGCAGGGAAAGTCGCCGTCAGCGGCCCGGGGATGTGCGGGTGGGCGGGACTAGTTTTTGATCTTCAGAGACATTAGCATCCGCTGGACGTCGGCGAATTCGGATCCCTCGTTGACGTACTTGGCCGCCTGGTCGAGGGTGTCGAACGCCTTCGCGGGAGCAACTTTCTGGTCCGGAGCCAAAGGTTTGAGCACCGGCAGGTCCCCAAACGAATAATCGCCCTTGCCCTCCTGGCCACGGACCACGTTCTGCAGCGCGCAGGCCTTCCCGCCGGCGCCGCCCACCACGTTGGTGATGCCATAGGAGCCGAAATACTTGTAGCCCTGGATGACCCGGAACACCACGTGCGGGTCAATCGTCCCCTCGCCGCCGGCGTGCGGCAGGTCCACGGGGACGCTGCTGACCACGACGTAGGCCCGTGCGTCGCCGTCCGCGCAGGCCGCGGCCGGCTGCGGCGGGAGCCCCGTCTGCAGGGTGGCCAGGTACGCGCCCTTGGCGTCTTTGACAACGATCTTCAGTGCACCCGGCAGCGCGCCCGGATCGACGGCCACGGACTGGACAATCCAGTCCCGCGGCACCTCGAAACTGACCGTCTTCGCCGGATCGGTGAAGACTTTCCAGTCGGCGGCGCTCGATCCCGGGGCGGAGGCGCTGACGGTGGGCGTCGGGCCGGAGGCGGGGGCCGACGTCGTACTCTCCGCCGTGCTGCTGCCCGCCGTGCTGCTACCCGCCGTGCTGCTACCCGCTGTCCAAACTGGTGCCCCCTTGCCGTCGCCGCTGCAGCCCGACAGGGCTGCCGCCGTGACCACGAGGGCGGCACCGGTGCGCAGCGCGGCGGCGCGAATCCACGCTGCCCGGGTCCTCGCTGTACGGATCCGGATAGTACCTGAACCGCTGGTGGTGCCTGATCCGCTGGTGGTGGCCGTCCCAGTCATGGTGCCAGCGTAGCCGTGGCGCCGCACGGCTCAGAGCTCCCGCATCAGCGTTTCGTAGAAGCGGACGCCGTGGCCCAGCGTCTCCAGCGCAATCTTCTCGTCAACGCCGTGGATAGAGCCGCGCGCCGGGACATCCATGAAAAACGGTGCGAAGCGGTACACGGCGCCGCAGATCCCGGTGAAGCGGCGGGAGTCGGTGCCGCCCATCATGATGTACGGGGTGATGATCGCTTCGGGGAAGACCTGGCCGATGCAGTCCGCCAGCAGTTCCCACGGGGCTCCGGATGACGGGGACACAGGCGAGGGGTCGTTGCCCTCCACGACCCGCAGTTCCACTTGCGGGTCGCGGATGATCTTCCGCAGCCGTGCCACGGTTCCCTCGACGCTCTCCCCCACCGCGATCCTGATGTTGGCGTTCGCCTTGGCCGTGGCGGCGAGGACGTTCGCCCCGGCGCTGCCTTCGAGCGTGGTGATGGCGACCGTGGTGCGGGTCATGGCGTTGGTCTCGCTGCCGAGCCGGCCGAACAACCAGGTGATCGGCCTCCGGAGCAGCGCCGCATTGGCGAACGCGGCCCGTAGCGGCGCCGGCGAATGCGGGCCGAACCGGCGCAGCATCTCCGCGGTCACGTCCGGCAGCGACTGCGGGAACGGGCTGCGCTCGATCCGTGTAATGGCGCGCGCCAGCCGTGCCGTGGCTCCCATCCGCGGCGGCGTGGAGGCATGCCCGCCCGGGTCCCGGGTCAGCAGCTCGACGTCGAGGATCCCCTTTTCGGCCACCCCGACGACGGCGGCCGGCCGGCTTACCCCGGGAAAGGCGCCGCCGGCGACTGCGCCTCCCTCATCCAGCACGAGCCAGGGCGTCACGCCGCGCGCGCCCAGCAGGTCCGCGGCGGCTGCCGCGCTGTCGCCGGCCGTCTCCTCGTTGTTACCGAAGGAGAAGTAGAGGTCATGCGCCGGCGCGTAGCCCGCCCGGAGCAGGCTCTCGGCGGCCTCCAGGATGGCCACGAGCTGACCCTTGTCATCCAGCGTCCCGCGGCCCCAAAGGAAGGTGCCGTCGTTGTGGCCGGAGAACGGCTCGTGCGTCCACTCCCCGGGGTCTCCCGCCGGGACGACGTCGTAGTGCGCCATCAGTACCGACGCGCGCGCCCCGGCCCCCGGGTCCGTACCGGGCCAGCGGTACAGCAGAGCCTGGCCGTTGACGCGCTCCAGGTCCAGTGCCTCATGGACCGCCGGGTACAGCCTCGGCAGTGCCGCGATGAAGGCCTCGAACCCGGCCAGCTCCGTCGCGTTCTGCTGCCCCGCGCCCTCCCCGGCGTTCTCCAGGCGGCAGGACACGGTCCGATACGTCACGAGCTCCGCCAGCGAGGCCGCCGCACGTCCCGCACTGCCGGGGCCGTCTGCGGCGGATGTGGCGGTCTCGCCGGCGGTGGCGTTGTCGGCGGTCTTGTCGTGGGTCTCGTGATGGGTCTCGTCATGGGCGGCGCCGGCGGTGGTGTCCTGCAGGGGGTTGCGCATGGGCGAAAGTCTAAGGCCGGACGGCGCGCAGGACCCGTTATCCGTCCCGGGACCGGTTGACCGTCCCGGGTCCGGAGCCGGCGGCGGTCTCCGCCGTCGGGCTCCGCAGAAATTCGGCGCAGAATATCGGTCGTTGGAAAGCGGATACGCTGGGGGCATGGCCGAACAGCACTTTGACGCATCGCATTTTGGGGAGCAGGGCGACGTGGCAGGCATGTCGGCGCTCGATATCGCGGACTGGCGGCTGCGGACCTTTGCCCTCTACGCCACCACGCGCAAGATTGCCGCCGACAGCCCGGCGGAAGCCCACTCCTATTGGCGCCACGAGCGGGACCGCATGTTCGGCACCCACCCGGCCTCGGCGCTGACCGCGGAGGCCAAGGCCAGCTTCGACGGCCTGAAGACCGCGGACTACGATCCGATCTACCGCTTCTACGTGCCGCTGACCCTCGAGGGTGCCGGCCGCGAGATGAATGTTGAGACCGGCACTGACGGTCTGGTCCGGTTCGTCCGGCTGGGAACCTTCGACCTGCCCGAGATGGGGCAGCTCGCGGTCTGGAAGCTCAGGGGCTACGGCGGCGGCATTTTCGTGCCGTTCCGCGACGCCACCGCCGGCCAGCCCGGCGGCAGCTACGGCGCGGGTCGCTACCTGCTGGACACGATCAAGGGGGCGTTCCACGGTGTGCGGGGCTCCGGGCCCAACGCCGAATTCGTCCTGGACTTCAATTTCGCCTACAACCCCTCCTGCGCCTACAACGAAGCGTGGGCCTGTCCGCTTGCGGGTCCGGCGAACCGGCTGGCCGTCGACATCCCCGTGGGCGAGCTGTACTGAGCGGATGGAGTCCGAGCTCACACAGCAGGCCCCTGCCCCCGCCGTCGTCCGCACGCCGAGCCTCCGGCGGCGCCGCGGAATCCTCCGCTACCCCGTGGTACGGCAGCTCATCCGGTTCACCGGCGTGGGCATTGTCTGCACCCTGACATCCCTGGCCCTGTACGCCCTGTCCCGGCCGTGGCTCGGGCCCCAGCCTGCCAACGCCGCGGCCCTGATCCTGACATCCTTCATGAACACCGCCCTCAACCGGCGCCTGACGTTCAAGATCACCGAACGCCGCCGGATGAAGCGCGACCACCTCAACGGCCTGATCGTGATCCTCGTGGCGCTGCTCATCACCGGCGGCAGCCTGGCAATCCTGCACTGGCTCCGGCCCGAGGCAACAGTGGCTGACGAGCTCTGGACCACTACCCTCTCCGGCTTTGCTGCCACCGCAGTACGCTTCACGATGCTGCGGCACTGGATCTTCCGCCGCGCCCGTCACCGCTGACTCGCCGGCCCAACCGCCACACTTCCCCATCTGACTGGCAGCAGGGGCCGTTTTGGGGGCTCAAAACGGCCCCTGCTGCCAGTTAGTTGGGCCGAAGCGCCCGGACCCCGGCGACGGCGGTACGGACCGCGGCCGCCGCCTCCTGCAGCTCCGCTGCCGTGATGGTCGAGTCGAAGCTGAACCGCACCGCCGTCTGGGCGACCTCGGGCTCGATGCCCAGGGCCAGCAGCACGGGCGAGGGCGCATCCGAGCCCGCCGCGCAGGCGGAACCGCTCGAGCACACCACGCCCTGGCGTTCGAGTTCCAGCAGCACGGACTCGCCGCTGGTGCCCGGGAAGCAGAAGGAAGCCACCGAAGGCAGCCGCTCGGTGGGGTGGCCGGTGAGTACCGCACCGGGGACACCGGCCAGCACGGCCGCAATGAACCCGTCACGGAGGGCCGCGACCCGCCGTGCAGGGTCCGGTGCGGAGTCCGGTGCAGGGTTAGAGGCCGGGTCTGGTGCCGGGACTGATGCCGGGAGTGATGCCGTCTCCCGGGCCAGCGTCAGCGCGGTCGCCAGCGCCACGGCCCCGGCGACGTTTTCCGTGCCCGAGCGGCGGCCGCGTTCCTGGCCGCCGCCGTGAACCAGCGGTTCGATCCGGATCCGGCCGCGGACGAACAATGCGCCGCTGCCTTTGGGCGCGCCCAGCTTGTGGCCGGAAATGCTCAGGGCGTCCACGCCGAGCGCGCCGGTGTCCAGCGGCAGCCAGCCGGCGGCCTGGACGGCGTCGGTGTGGAAAGGGATCCCTTGGGCGCGGGCCAGTGCTGCGAGCCGGGCGATGGGCTGGACCGTGCCGACCTCGTTGTTGGCGTACATGACGCTGACCAGCGCTGTCCCGGGACCCAGCACGGCGGCCAGGGCCTCTTCCGTGACCTGACCGAAGCGGTCCACCGGGATCACATCGACGGCGAAGCCATGGACGCGTTCGAGATACCTGGCGGATTCCTCCACCGCGGGATGTTCGACGGCGCTGATCGCCACCCGGTCCAGGCGAGGATCGGCGGCGCGCCTGGCCAGGGCGATGCCTTTGATGGCGAGGTTGTCCGCTTCGGTGCCGCCGGAGGTGAAGACGATTTCCCCGGCCCGGCAGCCCAGGGCCTTGGCCGTCGCTGCCCGGGCCCCGGCGAGCGCCGTGGCGGCCGCGTCCCCGAGGGAGTGGTGGCTGGACGGGTTGCCGAACTCGCCCGTGAGGTAGGGCCACATGGCCTCGAGCACTTCGCGGCGGACCGGGGTGGTGGCCGCGGCGTCCAGGAAGATCACGGTGCGCCTCAGCCGGCCGCCGGATCGGCGCCGGGGTGACCGTCGGCGGGAACTCCGGCCTCAACATCAGGTTCGACGCCCTGCCTGTCGTCCGGCAGGGTATCGGGCCCGGTTTCGGTTTCAACTGCCAGTTCGATGTCGAGCCCGAGGTCCAGGGCCGTCACGCTGTGTGTCAGGCCGCCGATCGAGATGACATCCACCCCCGTGGCCGCGATGTCCGCCACGGTGGCAAGATTGACGTTGCCGCTGGCTTCGACGCGGGCCCGGCCGCCCACCAGCCGGACGCCGGCCGCCAGCTCGGCCAGGGAGAAGTTGTCCAGCATGATGGTGTCGACTCCGGCGGCGAGCACCGGCTCGATCTGTTCCATGGTGTCCACTTCCACCTCGAAGTGCGTCGTATGGCCGAGCTGCGCCCGCGCGCCGCGCAGCACGGCGGTCAGCTTCGCCGGGTCGCCCCCGGTGAGGACGGCCAGGTGGTTGTCCTTGGCCAGGACGGCGTCGGAGAGGCTGAAGCGGTGGTTGGCGCCCCCGCCGCAGCGCACGGCGTAGCGTTCGAGGACCCGCAGTCCCGGCGTCGTCTTCCGCGTGTCCGTGATCCGTGCCGCGGTGCCGTCCACGAGCGCCACATACTCGGCCGTCCTGGTGGCGATGGCACTCATCCGCTGGACCAGGTTCAGTCCGACGCGTTCGGCCAGCAGCACCGCGCGGGCGTTACCGGTCACCCGGGCCAAGGCGGTTCCGGCGACAAAGGTCTCGCCGTCGCGGACCAGCAGTTCGACGACGGCGCCCGGGTCGGTCAGCTTCATCGCCGCGGCGAACACCTCCCCGCCGCTCAACACGCCGGGCACGCGGGCGTTCAGCACCGCGGTCGCGCGCGCCTTCGCGGGGATAAGTGTCTGCGAGGTGATGTCTCCGTACGGGGCGTCCTCCTGCAGCGCCGCGCGCAGGACGGCCAGGACGGCGGCCTCGGGCAGGCTCCCGTCGAGCGCCGCGGTGCGGGAGGTCACGGTGCGGGAGGTCACGGTGCGGGAGGTCGCGGTTTCCGGGGCAGCGGTTGCTGTCATGGCTAGATCCTTTGCATGGAGCGGGCGGCGGCCGGATGCCGGCGGCCGGAGGTCAATGATGCGGGACCGGACTGCCCTGCGGTCCCGGCCGGTTGTGCCGTGCGGTTCGGATGGGCGGGGCCGGCATAACCGGCCTCGGCCAACACGGCAGTGTCCGCAGGCCCGGCGGTGCCGGCCATCACGGCTGAATCTGCCCGGTAGTGGGCGCCGACTGATTGCGTGCGCTGCCGGGCCGCCGTGACGAGGAGTCGAGCGGCCAGCAGCAGGTTCCGGTCCTCATGGGCATCCTGGCTGAGCCAGACGCTGCGGCCGGCGCGGACACTGTTTCCAAGGTCTGCAGTTTCAAGGTCTGTGGCCCACTGCGCCAGCTGGGCCGCGGCGGCGTCGAGCTCGGTTCCGGTGCGCGTGACTCCTGCCGCGGAGGTCATGAGCCGGCCGAGGGCCGCTCGGCTGAACGGCGCCGCCGATGCACCGGGTGCGCCCGGTGCGCTCGCGGCGCCAGCTTCCGGAGAAACTGCCACGGGCAGGACAAGGCTGCCCGGGTGGACGTCCCCGCAAGCCGGTGTCAGCCAGGCCGTGTCCGGTACGGGTGCGTGCAGGAAGTCCTCGACGGCGCGACGGCCGAACACGAGGCCCTCCAGCAGCGAGTTGCTCGCCAGCCGGTTGGCGCCCTGGGCGCCCGTGCGGGCTACCTCGCCGGCGGCATACAGGCCCGGAACGGACGTGCGGCCCCACAGGTCGGTGCACACCCCGCCCATCCAGTAGTGGGCCGCCGGAGACACGGGGATCGGCTCGGTGGTCCAGTCATAGCCGGCAGCCCGGGTGGCCGCCGTGATGGTCGGGAACCGCCGGAGAAGGAAGCCCGCGCCGCGGGCCGCCTCGATGCCCCGGGCATCCAGGTAGACCGGGCTGTCCGGTGCGGCCCCCGCGGCGGCCAGGTGCAGGGCAATGCTGCGGGAGACGACGTCGCGCGGGGCGAGTTCGGCATCCGGGTGGTAGCCGGGCATGAAGCGGTAGCCTGCGGAGTCCAGGAGCACCGCCCCCTCGCCGCGGACAGCTTCGGAGATGAGCAGGGCAGGCGGGCCGCCCGGGATTTCCTCGGCGGCAAGGGTGGTGGGGTGGAACTGGAAGAACTCGAGATCCCGTACCGCGGCGCCGGCGCGCCAGGCCAGGGCGAGGCCGTCGGCGGTGGCAACGGCCGGATTGCTGGTGCGGGCAAAAAGCCGGCCGGCACCCCCGGTGGCGAGGAGGACGGCGTCGGCAGCCAGCTCCTGGGGCCGGCCGCCGGCCAGATACGCCACACCGGTGACCCGGGCCGGCGTCGGCGGCGTTAGGCCGGACTGTGACAGGGTGCCCGGCAGCGCAACGGGTTCGGGCCCTGCCTCGGGTGCCGTCAGGAGGTCGGTGACGAACGCGGTGGTCTCCACCCGGAGCCGGCCCTGGACCGTGCGTTCCAGGACGGCGCGCTCCAGGACGGCCGCGACGAGGCCGCGGGCAATGCAGGCACCGGTCGCGTCCCCGCCGGCGTGGAGGATCCGCGGCGCGGAATGGGCGGCTTCGAGGCCCAGGGCCGGTCCGCCGTCGGGCCGCACGTCGAAGTGCACGCCGTAGCGGGCCAGGCCGGCGATGTCCCGGACGGCCTCCGTGCACAGGACCCGGACGGCCTCGGCGTCGTTCAGCCCGGCGCCGGCAGCGAGGGTGTCGGCGACGTGGGCCGCCACGGAGTCCCCGGGGGCGGCATCCTTCGGCGCCAGGACGGCGGAGACGCCGCCCTGGGCGTAGAACGTGTTGCTCTGCTCCAGCGTCCCCTTGCTGAGCAGGACCACCTCGATGTCACGGCCGCTGTCGGTGGCGGCGTCGGAGGCGAGCAGCGCGGCGTAGAGCCCGGCTATCCCGCTGCCGACAATCACGAGCCGCCTGGTCACGGCCGCGCCGCCAGCATGCGCTCGAGTGCCACCTTTGCCGGTGCGGCGACGTCTTCATCCACCGTGATGCGGTTGACCACTTCGCCCCGGACGAGCGCTTCCAGGACCCAGGCAAGGTAGCCGGGGTGGATGCGGTACATCGTGGAGCAGGGGCAGATCACCGGGTCGAGGCAGAAGATGGTGTGCTGCGGGTATTCCGCGGCCAGCCGGTTGACGAGGTTGATCTCGGTGCCGACGGCGAAGGTGGTGGGCTCCGTGGCGGCGGCGATGGCCTTGCGGATGAAGTCGGTGGAGCCGGCGGAGTCTGCGGCGTCGACCACCTCCATGGGGCATTCGGGGTGCACGATGACCTGCACGCCGGGGAACTCGGCCCGTGCCTTTTCGATCTGGCCGACGTTGAAGCGCTTGTGGACGGAGCAGAAACCGTGCCAGAGGATCACGCGCGAGTCCTGCAGCGCCTGCTCATTGTTGCCGCCGAGGTCCTTGCGCGGGTTCCACATGGGCATCTGTTCCAGCGGCACGCCCATGGCCTTCGCGGTGTTGCGGCCCAGGTGCTGGTCCGGGAAGAACAGCACACGCTGGCCGCGTTCGAACGCCCATTCGAGTACCGTGGCGGCGTTCGAGGACGTGCAGACGATGCCGCCGTGCTCGCCGCAGAAGCCCTTGAGCGCGGCCGAGGAGTTCATGTAGGTGACCGGGATGACGGGGACCCGGCCGTCGGCGTCGGGCTCGGTGCCGAAGAGCTCCTCCAGCTGCTCCCAGCACTCGGTGACCGAGTCGATGTCCGCCATGTCCGCCATGGAACAGCCCGCTGCGAGGTTGGGCAGGATCACGGCCTGGTCCGGTCGGGACAGGATGTCAGCGGTTTCGGCCATGAAGTGCACGCCGCAGAAGATGATGGCCTCGGCGTCGGGCCGGGTCAGCGCGGCATTGGCGAGCTGGAAGGAATCGCCCACGAAGTCGGCATATTCGATCACTTCGTCGCGCTGGTAGAAGTGCCCGAGCACGACGGCGCGGTCCCCCAGCGCCGCTTTGGCGGCACGGATCCGGGCGTCGAGTTCGGCGTCGCTGGCCAGCTTGTACTCCTCCGGCAGCTGGCCCTGCCGAGGGGTCGCCGCCGGGGCGACGTCGGCTGAGGAGGCGCCGGGGCCGTAGGCGGGCACTCCGGCGAGGGCCTCGGCGAGGTCGAAGTCCCAAGGCCCGCGGGCCAGGGCGGGGCTGCAGGTGCTGGCTGCCGCGCTTGCCATGGTGGCGGCCTGCTCGCGCGTGATCAGCTGGATGGCCGTGTTGACGCTGCTCATGGTGTGCTCCTGTTGTCTGGGTCAAGGCCGGGGCGGCCGGTAAAGCGGTAGAGGCGGGGCGGGCGGTGTTTGCCGCCCTGCAGGTATTGATCGGTTTCTTCGATTTCCGGCGTGGCCTTGACCTGCCGGCGGAAGTTGGCGGGATCCAGTTCGCGGTCCAGGACGGCCTCGTAGACTTCCCGGACCTGGGCGAGGGTGAAGTACTCGCCCAGCAGGTGGTAGGCGATGGACCCGTAGGCCATCTTGTTGCGCAGCCGCCACAGGGCGTAGTCGATGATGGCGTTGTGGTCGAAGGCGAGCTCGCCGAGCCGGTCGGCGCGGAACCAGCGCACGTTCTCCGATTCGTCCGCGAGCGCGGCCTCCGTGGGCTGGACCAGCGCCCAGTAGACGATCGAGACGACGCGCTGGGTGGGTGAACGGTGCAGGCCGCCGAAGGCGTAGAGCTGCTCGAGGTAGTTCGGGGCGAGGCCCGTGGTTTCGCGCAGGTTCCGCGACGCGGCGTCCTGGAGGGACTCGGCGTGCGTGAGCGGCCCCCCGGGCAGCGCCCAGAGCCCCTTGAACGGTTCGCGGATGCGGCGCACCAGCGGGATCCAGAGCGTGGGCCGGCCGGAACGCTCGCTGGGACGCAGCGCGAAGATCACCGTGGAGATGGCCAGCGATGGCGGCGCGAGCTGGCGCTCCGAGACGTTGGCTGCTGCGGTGTAAACGGTCATCCCCGCCTTCTTGGGTCCCCGGCCGGGGTCCGCGATGGGACTGGCCGGACGGCTCCGGCCTGACCGCCGGACTAGTTATAGTCAAAATGACTAGAACTAATGATACGACTGTGCCGTCCGGGCGCAAAATGTTTCAGGTCACATGAGCGGGCCCGGGCGCGGGGCCAGGCTTGTACGCCGGAGCCGGCACCGGTATAAATCGAGGCTATGGACGCAGAAGATATGGACCCGGAGGGTATGGACGCAGAAGCAGTCAGGGACTGTTACGCGGGAGCGGCCCAGGCGTTCCGGGACCTGACCGCGCAGGTGCACGAACACGACTGGTCACGGCCGGCCCTGGGCGAATGGGATGTCCGGGCACTGACCGGCCACACCAGCCGCGCCCTGACAACCGTGGAGACCTACCTCGCCACCCCGGCCGCCGGGAAGCGGGTGGCGGGTCCGGTGGAATACTTCCTGGCCGTCCGGGGCGCGGCCTCGCCCTCGGCGATCGCGCAGCGCGGCAAGGAAACCGGCGACGCCCTGGGCGAGGACCCGGCCGCAGCGGTGCGGGAGATTGTCCAACGCGTCACGGCCCTTCTCAGGAACACACCGGACGATGCCTTGGTGGCCACCCCCGCCGGGGCGATGACGCTCATTGACTACCTGCCGACCCGCGTCTTCGAGCTGGCCGTGCACACCCTGGACCTGGCGCGCGCCCTGGAGCTCCCGCCGCCCGCCTCCCTGGCCCCCGCGGTGGCCGCGTCCCTAAAACTCGCCGGAGCCATCGGCGCCCGGCTGCCGTCGGCCGGTGAGCTGCTGCTCCTGATCACCGGCCGGACCGGCCTGCCTGAAAACCTGAGCGTCGTTTAGCCCTCCATCCGTTCACCGCCGGCCGGCGGCGCCCCGGCTCAGCGGTTGGCGGCGGCGGCTTCCAGCAGCGGCAACGTGCGCCCCTGGAAGTGGGTGTTGAGGACGATCACCGAGGAGGAGCGCAGGACCGTCCGCGTGGCGATCATGGCATCGAGGACGCGCTGGAGGTCCGAATTGGAGCGGGCGGCGATGCGGGCCATGAGGTCCGAACTGCCGGAGACGGTGTGGATCTCTATCAATTCGGGAATCCGCGCGAGGGCCTCCACGACGGCGTCGTGCCCGAGATCCTGGTTGATCGTGAGGGAACAGAACGCCACTACCGGGAAGCCGAAGTGAGCCGGGTCCGGCTGCGGCACCCACGAGCCGATCACGCCGCCGCTCTGCATCCGGTCCAGCCGTGACTGCACGGTGGCGCGGGCAACCTTCAGGACCCGGGAGGCTTCCAGGACCGACGCCCGTGGGGAATCCGTGAAAAATCGGACAATCTTTGCATCCAGCGAATCCACGTCCATGAATTTTTCCCTCCCTAGCGGTCTCGACCGGACAAACCGCCGCCGGTTCCCCGCATCAGCTAGCAAACTGCCACCATGGTCTCACGGCCGCGGCGCCCCTGCGGCCGGTAGGGCCCGCCCAAAGACGGTAAATTCAAAAGGTCCCATAAGGACGCACAGACCCATAACCACACGAAGGTTCGCAAGCATGACAACGAAGTCCACCGCGAAGATGCCCGCCACAAGCCCGGTCCCGGCCCCGACGCTGGGGCACAGCATGAAGCCGCGCCAGCTGACCATGATGGGACTGGGCAGCGCGATCGGCGCCGGCCTGTTCCTCGGCTCAGGGGCCGGAATCCAGGCCGCGGGACCGGCCGTGCTGATCTCCTACCTCGTCGCCGGAACCCTGATCATCCTGGTCATGTGGGCCCTTGGCGAGATGGCCGCCGCCAACCCCAACAGCGGGGCTTTCTCCGTCTACGCGCAAAAAGCCATGGGCAAGACCGCCGGCGCGACCGTCGGCTGGCTCTGGTGGCTGCAGCTCGTGGTGGTCATCGCGGCCGAAGCCCTCGGTGCGGCCGCACTCCTGTTCACGGTCTGGCCGGTGATTCCCGTCTGGGCGCTGTCGCTGATCTTCATGGCCCTTTTCACCGCGGTCAACCTCGCCGGCGTGAAGAACTTCGGCGAGTTCGAATTCTGGTTCGCCATCCTCAAGGTGGCCGCCATCCTGATGTTCCTGGCCATCGGCGCGGCCCTGCTGCTGGGCTGGCTGCCGGACGTCCCGTCCCCGGGCCTGAGCAACTTCACCACCGACTTCGCCCCGGCGGGCCTGGGCGGCATCGCCACCGCGCTCTTCGTCGTGATCTTCGCCTTTGGCGGCACCGAGATTGTCAGCGTGGCCGCGGCCGAAACGGAGAACCCCGAGCACAGCGTCGGCCAGGCGATCCGCACCGTGGTCTGGCGGATCCTGGTGTTCTACATCGGCTCGGTGTTCGTCATCGCCGCCGTCCTTCCCTCAACCTCTGCGGCCCTGAAGTCCCCCTTCGCCGGCGTGCTCGACGTCGCCCGCATCCCGGGTGCCGGCGCCGCAATCACCCTGGTGGCCGTCGTCGCGCTGCTTTCCGCGCTGAACGCCAACCTCTACGGGGCGTCCCGCATGGTCTACTCGCTCTCTGAGCGCGGCGAAGCCCCGCGGTTCCTCTCGAAGCTCAACGCGGCGCGGGTCCCGGTGCTGGCCGTCAGCGTCTCCGTGGCTTTCGGTTTCCTGGCCGCCGTGCTGGAACTGCTCTTCCCGGACCAGATCCTGCCGGCCCTGTTCCAGCTCGTGGGCTCCACCTGCCTCGTGGTCTGGGGCTCGGCCCTCGTGTCCCAGCTGATCCTGCGCCGCCGGGCAGACCGCGACGGCACGGCGCTGCCGCTGCGGATGAAGGGTTTCCCCGG from Arthrobacter sp. NicSoilB8 harbors:
- a CDS encoding FAD-binding protein, with the protein product MTRRLVIVGSGIAGLYAALLASDAATDSGRDIEVVLLSKGTLEQSNTFYAQGGVSAVLAPKDAAPGDSVAAHVADTLAAGAGLNDAEAVRVLCTEAVRDIAGLARYGVHFDVRPDGGPALGLEAAHSAPRILHAGGDATGACIARGLVAAVLERAVLERTVQGRLRVETTAFVTDLLTAPEAGPEPVALPGTLSQSGLTPPTPARVTGVAYLAGGRPQELAADAVLLATGGAGRLFARTSNPAVATADGLALAWRAGAAVRDLEFFQFHPTTLAAEEIPGGPPALLISEAVRGEGAVLLDSAGYRFMPGYHPDAELAPRDVVSRSIALHLAAAGAAPDSPVYLDARGIEAARGAGFLLRRFPTITAATRAAGYDWTTEPIPVSPAAHYWMGGVCTDLWGRTSVPGLYAAGEVARTGAQGANRLASNSLLEGLVFGRRAVEDFLHAPVPDTAWLTPACGDVHPGSLVLPVAVSPEAGAASAPGAPGASAAPFSRAALGRLMTSAAGVTRTGTELDAAAAQLAQWATDLETADLGNSVRAGRSVWLSQDAHEDRNLLLAARLLVTAARQRTQSVGAHYRADSAVMAGTAGPADTAVLAEAGYAGPAHPNRTAQPAGTAGQSGPASLTSGRRHPAAARSMQRI
- the nadA gene encoding quinolinate synthase NadA — encoded protein: MSSVNTAIQLITREQAATMASAAASTCSPALARGPWDFDLAEALAGVPAYGPGASSADVAPAATPRQGQLPEEYKLASDAELDARIRAAKAALGDRAVVLGHFYQRDEVIEYADFVGDSFQLANAALTRPDAEAIIFCGVHFMAETADILSRPDQAVILPNLAAGCSMADMADIDSVTECWEQLEELFGTEPDADGRVPVIPVTYMNSSAALKGFCGEHGGIVCTSSNAATVLEWAFERGQRVLFFPDQHLGRNTAKAMGVPLEQMPMWNPRKDLGGNNEQALQDSRVILWHGFCSVHKRFNVGQIEKARAEFPGVQVIVHPECPMEVVDAADSAGSTDFIRKAIAAATEPTTFAVGTEINLVNRLAAEYPQHTIFCLDPVICPCSTMYRIHPGYLAWVLEALVRGEVVNRITVDEDVAAPAKVALERMLAARP
- a CDS encoding NUDIX domain-containing protein, whose translation is MTVYTAAANVSERQLAPPSLAISTVIFALRPSERSGRPTLWIPLVRRIREPFKGLWALPGGPLTHAESLQDAASRNLRETTGLAPNYLEQLYAFGGLHRSPTQRVVSIVYWALVQPTEAALADESENVRWFRADRLGELAFDHNAIIDYALWRLRNKMAYGSIAYHLLGEYFTLAQVREVYEAVLDRELDPANFRRQVKATPEIEETDQYLQGGKHRPPRLYRFTGRPGLDPDNRSTP
- a CDS encoding maleylpyruvate isomerase N-terminal domain-containing protein, whose protein sequence is MDAEDMDPEGMDAEAVRDCYAGAAQAFRDLTAQVHEHDWSRPALGEWDVRALTGHTSRALTTVETYLATPAAGKRVAGPVEYFLAVRGAASPSAIAQRGKETGDALGEDPAAAVREIVQRVTALLRNTPDDALVATPAGAMTLIDYLPTRVFELAVHTLDLARALELPPPASLAPAVAASLKLAGAIGARLPSAGELLLLITGRTGLPENLSVV
- a CDS encoding Lrp/AsnC family transcriptional regulator: MDVDSLDAKIVRFFTDSPRASVLEASRVLKVARATVQSRLDRMQSGGVIGSWVPQPDPAHFGFPVVAFCSLTINQDLGHDAVVEALARIPELIEIHTVSGSSDLMARIAARSNSDLQRVLDAMIATRTVLRSSSVIVLNTHFQGRTLPLLEAAAANR
- a CDS encoding amino acid permease; this encodes MTTKSTAKMPATSPVPAPTLGHSMKPRQLTMMGLGSAIGAGLFLGSGAGIQAAGPAVLISYLVAGTLIILVMWALGEMAAANPNSGAFSVYAQKAMGKTAGATVGWLWWLQLVVVIAAEALGAAALLFTVWPVIPVWALSLIFMALFTAVNLAGVKNFGEFEFWFAILKVAAILMFLAIGAALLLGWLPDVPSPGLSNFTTDFAPAGLGGIATALFVVIFAFGGTEIVSVAAAETENPEHSVGQAIRTVVWRILVFYIGSVFVIAAVLPSTSAALKSPFAGVLDVARIPGAGAAITLVAVVALLSALNANLYGASRMVYSLSERGEAPRFLSKLNAARVPVLAVSVSVAFGFLAAVLELLFPDQILPALFQLVGSTCLVVWGSALVSQLILRRRADRDGTALPLRMKGFPGLTVFGLVLLALIFAVGFSSPDSSKQLVSTLALVAGIAAACWIGARITRNRAHQPN